The following nucleotide sequence is from Synechococcus sp. CBW1004.
GGTGGAAATGGCGAGAGATCGGCTCGTAGATCGGATCGAAGCGCAGCGACAGATCCGCCGTCGTCATCATCGGCGGGTGCTTGAGCCCAGGGATGTGCGCGTCGGGGATCAGGTCCTCTTCGCGGCAATCCCTGGCCTGCCACTGCCAGGCGCCGGCAGGGCTCTTGATCAGCTCCCACTCGTAGCCGAACAGCATGTCGAAGTAGCCCATGTCCCAGCGGGTGGGATGGGGTTTCCAGGCCCCTTCGATGCCGCTGGTGGTGGCGTCGGCTCCCTTGCCGCTGCCGTGGCGGTTATGCCAGCCCAGCCCCATCTCCTCCAGTGGCGCTCCTTCTGGGGGAGGGCCCACCAGATCGGCGCTGGCGGCGCCGTGGGCCTTGCCGAAGGTGTGGCCGCCGGCGGTGAGGGCCACCGTTTCTTCATCGTTCATCGCCATGCGTGCGAAGGTCTCGCGCACATCGCGGCCGGAGGCCACCGGGTCGGGTACGCCATTGGGCCCCTCGGGGTTCACGTAGATCAGGCCCATCTGCACGGCGGCCAGCGGGTTCTCCAGCTGCCGCTCGCCGCTGTAGCGCTCATCGCCCAGCCAGGTTGTTTCGTTACCCCAGTAGATGTCCTCCTCGGGCTGCCAGATATCGGCGCGACCGCCGCCGAAGCCGAAGGTGCGCAGCCCCATCGATTCGAGCGCGCAGTTGCCGGCCAGGATCATCAGGTCGGCCCAGGAGATCTGGTTGCCGTACTTCTGTTTGATCGGCCACAGCAGACGGCGGGCCTTGTCGAGGTTGCCGTTGTCGGGCCAGCTGTTGATCGGGGCGAAGCGCTGGTTGCCGGTGCCGGCGCCCCCCCCGGCCATCGGCGGTGCGGTATGTGCCGGCGCTGTGCCAGGCCATGCGGATGAACAGACCGCCGTAGTGGCCCCAGTCGGCCGGCCACCACTCCTGGGAGTCGGTCATCAGGGCGATCAGGTCGCTCTTGAGGGCCTGATAATCGAGCTGGCGGAATGCTTCGGCGTAGTCGAACCCAGAGCCCAGCGGGTTGGAAGCAGGACTGTGCTGGTGAAGGATGCCCAGGTTCACCTGCTGGGGCCACCAGTCGCGGGGAGACGGCCCCCTCCCCGCCACCGCCATCGGCGCGGCGCCGTGGTTGAAGGGGCACTTGCCGAGTTCGGTCATGACGGGCCGTGGGTGGCGGGTCCAGGCTTGACCGTAGGCAGACCGAACAGCAGGGCTGTCACGGCCTCACAGACCTTCGCAGATCAGATTGTGGAGGGCGCGACAGGCTTCTGAGGTCCTTCGCAATCGTCAGGGGGCCTGCCTGTTCCGGGGCGAGGCCGAGGATGTGTTGTTCGCGATCGGTTCCCAGGACCGGGATCGCGTGCTCAGCTGAGCTGCCGGGTCACCTTGACCGTCGAACCCGTGGCGTAGCGGGCCAGCCGCTGGCGCAGACGTTGTTCCTCCTCGTCCGTGCGGGTGCAGGCGAAGCCATAGCGGGCTCGTACCCGCTCCGAGGCCTCCCGCAGGGCCTGGACGCCGCGCTGTTCGAGATCCGCGACGCTCAGAGCGTCACCGGGCCGCAGGTACTCGAGCACCACCGTGGAGGGGGAATAGAACTCGCTGGTGTCACCATCGGGCCACTCCAGCTGCAGGCGCACTTCCGGCATCGTTCAGGTCCCTGGAGCGTTCGGCTGCGACTGTGGCCGTGATGGCCCGCTCGGGCTGTCACAGGCAAGACAGCGCCGGCGAGGGCAACTGGCCCAGATACCGAATGCAGAGTGCCCCGGTGAGGAGCTGATCATGCCGTCTCTGCCGGGTCGCCTGGCTCCTGGTGGAGCGGCCCGAAGCCCGTCAGTCCCTCGCCGCCACTCCAGAGCGTGACCGCTTCTGCGCCGCGTTGCAGCACCAGCGCCGGATCGCCCCCGGCGAAGCACCCGATCGGTGCGGCCAGCAGTGCGGGATCGCGCGCCAGGACGTCGACCAGTCGGCTCTGCAGCTCCGGTCGCACCGCCAGCAGGAAGCCGAAGCTGGGGAAGCAGCGGAGCCAGGCCTCCTCCGTCACCCCGTCCGGCCGCGGAATGGCCTCCAGATCGAGACTGAGCCGCAGGTCGGCCGCCTCGGCGAACATCACCGCCGTCCCCACCAGGCCGCCCATGCTGATGTCCTTGGCGGCATGCACCAGACCCTCCGCCGCAAGCCGGGGCAGCAGGGCCAGCTGGGCCCTCAGTTGCGCAGGATCCGCCTGGGTGGCCGCATCCCAGAACGGGTAGTGGCGGTGGAAGGCGCCTCTCTGGTTCACCACCATCCAGAGCTGATCTCCCGCGGTCGCGGATCGGGCCGACAGCACCGGCCCCTCGGTCGTGCCGAGCACCGCCACCGACAGGGCGTCGTAGGGGCTGTGCAGATTGCTGTGCCCGCCGACCATCGGGATCGCGAAGCGCCCGCAGGCGAAGCGCATCCCCGCCAGCAGCGCCTCGCTGCGCTGGGGATCCCTGCACCAGAGGCTGTTCACCAGGGCCAGTGGCCGGCCGCCCATGGCGGCGATGTCGCTGAGGTTCACCAGCACGCCGCTCCAGCCGGCGAACCAGGGGTCCTCCTCCACCAGGCCGGGATGCATGCCCTCGCAGGCCAGCAGCAGGCGCCCGCTCTGGGCGGGCAGCAGCGCCGCGTCATCCCCCAGGGCTGCCGCCGGACCCAGCTCCGGGAAGGGTTGATGGGCGAAGGTGGCCGCCGCCGGCTGGATATCGCGCTTGGCGGCGAGTCCCGCCTCGGCCGCAAGGCGCGCTGCCAGAACGGCCAGTTGCCCGGCTACCGGGTCGCCACCCGGGATGGCATTCCCTACGCCTGCCGTGGCCTGGGATGGGGCCGCCGTGGCGGGCTGCACTGGCCCCCGGGCCGCCGGTCGCCCGCTCATGCCGCGAGCCTGCTGCCGGGCGGTGTCGCCAGCAGTGCTGCCGGGCGCGGTTCGCGCGAGGGCCGGTAATAGGCCAGGTCGGCCTGCATCAGGTGATGGCGGATGCCGCGGATCTCCAGCTCTTCGAGCGACTGCCAGTGCAGCCGCTGGAAGAAGCGCACGTTCTGAATCTGCACCGTCGCCAGGAAGCGGTCGCAGCCCCAGCCATGGGCGGTGGTGACCGCCTTCCAGATCAGGCCCTTGCCGATCTGGTTGTGGCGCCGGAAGTCCCGGTGCACCCCCAGGCGACCGCCGTACCAGAGGCGTGGCTCGCTCTCAAGGATGCGCACCACTCCCACCACCTGCCCTCCCATGCCCCGCGACGGGTCGTGGTTCACCGCGGCGATCGGGTAGGCCCGCTCGTCGAGCGCATCGCGGTCGCTCTGCTCGAACAGGTGCTGCTCCTCGCAGAAGATCGCGCTGCGCAGGTCCCAGTAGCTGGGAATCAGCGGGCTGCGCCGCCGCAGCAGGTGGAACGAGAAGCTCGGCGAACTGGCGGTGGGCGAAAGCTGAAAGTCGTCGGCATCGACAGCGATGCCCCAGCGCACCGAGGGGGTGAAACTCGCCGGGGCCGTGCTGAGGCTGCCGCTGGC
It contains:
- a CDS encoding sll0787 family AIR synthase-like protein translates to MSGRPAARGPVQPATAAPSQATAGVGNAIPGGDPVAGQLAVLAARLAAEAGLAAKRDIQPAAATFAHQPFPELGPAAALGDDAALLPAQSGRLLLACEGMHPGLVEEDPWFAGWSGVLVNLSDIAAMGGRPLALVNSLWCRDPQRSEALLAGMRFACGRFAIPMVGGHSNLHSPYDALSVAVLGTTEGPVLSARSATAGDQLWMVVNQRGAFHRHYPFWDAATQADPAQLRAQLALLPRLAAEGLVHAAKDISMGGLVGTAVMFAEAADLRLSLDLEAIPRPDGVTEEAWLRCFPSFGFLLAVRPELQSRLVDVLARDPALLAAPIGCFAGGDPALVLQRGAEAVTLWSGGEGLTGFGPLHQEPGDPAETA
- a CDS encoding MSMEG_0567/Sll0786 family nitrogen starvation N-acetyltransferase, producing MVFLDPASEAASGSLSTAPASFTPSVRWGIAVDADDFQLSPTASSPSFSFHLLRRRSPLIPSYWDLRSAIFCEEQHLFEQSDRDALDERAYPIAAVNHDPSRGMGGQVVGVVRILESEPRLWYGGRLGVHRDFRRHNQIGKGLIWKAVTTAHGWGCDRFLATVQIQNVRFFQRLHWQSLEELEIRGIRHHLMQADLAYYRPSREPRPAALLATPPGSRLAA
- a CDS encoding MSMEG_0570 family nitrogen starvation response protein; translated protein: MPEVRLQLEWPDGDTSEFYSPSTVVLEYLRPGDALSVADLEQRGVQALREASERVRARYGFACTRTDEEEQRLRQRLARYATGSTVKVTRQLS